Proteins encoded in a region of the Vicia villosa cultivar HV-30 ecotype Madison, WI linkage group LG5, Vvil1.0, whole genome shotgun sequence genome:
- the LOC131604894 gene encoding uncharacterized protein LOC131604894 → MPSYAKFLKEILSNKKKIKDNETVTLTAECSAIIQNKMPPKLKDPGSFSIPCNIGKFVIDKALCDLGANISLMPLSICEKLNMGELRPTKMSVQLADRSVKYPIGVLENVLVRIGQFYIPTDFIIMDIKEDVNTPIILGKPFLATAGATIDVKKGKLTFEVGEEKVEFILTQFL, encoded by the coding sequence atgcCCTCATACGCTAAATTTCTCAAAGAAATTTTATCaaacaagaaaaagataaaagacAATGAAACCGTTacacttaccgctgaatgtagtgcGATAATTCAGAACAAGATGCCTCCTAAGCTGAAAGACCCAGGGAGTTTCTCCATACCCTGCAATATAGGAAAGTTTGTCATAGACAAAGCTCTGTGCGACTTAGGAGCCAACATTAGCCTAATGCCTTTATCTATTTGCGAAAAGCTTAATATGGGAGAGTTAAGACCAACCAAGATGTCAGTACAACTTGCGGACCGATCCGTCAAGTATCCTATAGGCGTCCTTGAAAATGTTCTCGTTCGCATAGGACAATTTTACATCCCTACGGATTTCATAATTATGGACATAAAAGAAGATGTCAATACCCCTATAATCTTAGGAAAACCGTTTCTGGCCACCGCTGGAGCCACTATAGACGTAAAGAAAGGCAAGCTGACATTCGAAGTAGGCGAAGAGAAAGTCGAGTTTATTCTGACACAATTCCTTTAA